CGTCGTGAAGGACGGTCTCTATCCGCATTTCGACGTCGAGTATCTCTGGCGATTCATCCTTGATAGCCTCGCCGCACTGCACCGCGAGCGCCCGGTGGATGCGATTTCCGTGACAACACATGGGGCGACCGCCGTCCTGCTCAACGACGCAGGCGAGCTCGCAATGCCGGTGCTCGATTATGAATATGCCGGACCGGATGCGCTTTCCGAGGAATATGGCCAAGCACGCCCGCCCTTTTCCGAGACCGGCTCGGCCCGCCTGCCGATGGGGCTCAATGTCGGTGCGCAGCTCTTCTGGCAGCAGCGCATGTTTCCGCGAGATTTCGCCGAGGTCGCGACGATCCTGACCTATGCGCAATATTGGTCCTATCGTCTCACCGGCGTTGCGACGAACGAACTGACCTCACTCGGCTGTCATACCGATCTGTGGAATCCCAAGACTGCAACGTTCTCGACGATGGTCGAGGCACGGGGTTGGACGCCGCTTTTTGCGCCGGTGCGCAAGGCGGACGAGGTGATCGGCGGCCTGCTTCCCGCCCTTGCCGAGGCGACGGGCCTGCCGGACAGACTGCCAGTCTATTGCGGCATCCACGATTCGAACGCCTCGCTGCTGCCGCACCTGCTGACCCGCAGCGCGCCGTTTTCCGTCGTCTCGACCGGGACCTGGGTCGTCATGATGTCGGTCGGCGGCGAGCAGGTGGAGCTCGACGAGAGGCGCGATACACTCATCAATGTCAATGCACTCGGCGATCCGGTCCCATCTGCCCGCTTCATGGGCGGCCGCGCCTTTTCGCTGCTGATCGGCGACGATCCGCCGCCACCTTCAGCCGAGGCCGAACGTCGTGTGCTTGCGGAAGGCCGTATGCTGCTGCCGTCGGTGCCGGGCGGCTCCGGTCCTTTCCCCTCGGCAGAGCCGCGCTGGACGGTGAACGAAGACAACCTCACCCCGGCCGAGCGGCTCGCCGCCGTCTCCTTCCATCTTTCCCTGATGACGGCGACCTGCCTCGATTTGATCGGCGCGAGGGGCGAAATTGTCGTGGAAGGTCCGTTCGCTGCGAATTCCGCCTATTTGCGGATGCTGGCCGCTGCGACCGGCCGGCTGGTGCTCGCCAACCGCCTCAGCAGCACCGGAACGAGCCTCGGTGCGGCCTGCCTCGTCGCAGGTGCCACGATCAGGACAGGAGCGGAAGCCTTCTCGGAAGCTGTCCCGCGGAGCTATGTCGATTACGCACACAAATGGCAGCGCTTGACCGCCGAGCATGTGTAGAGCGGCTGCAGTCGCAAGTGTGTATCGATGGATGGAAGAAGTAAGAGCGAACGGATATTCTTGGACGCTGGTCGGAGGGCCTGCGTCAGAAAATGTTTCTGTTCGCCGCTCGTCTATGTTCGAGATTGATGACGATCGAGATCGCCGTCATTGCGAGGATTGCGATGGTGGCGGCGCTAATTCCAAGAACAATCATTGCTCATTCCCGTGGACGCATCTTCATGATGTCGCCTGTGCCTGTGACGGTGCAGCGTGCGCGGTTCGCGCCCATTTGACCTTCGATTCGATACTGGACGACAAGTAGAACCGCAATTCTAAACTCTTGTGATTAAAAACCTGTTGTCTCCGGTAGAGTAAAACAGTGCAAGACAGCGGCGAGTAGCGCGTTGGTTGAATTTTAGCGATTCCGATTACGGGCTGGAAACCGTTAACCTTCAAGCAAGGAATTAACCATAAACATGGTCCAACACGTCGGAATAGGAAGTCTCAGCTTCTCTCAAGGCATGATGCCAAGCCGCCGTACCGGTTCCGGTCCGGTATGCAATCTCACCGAAGTTACTTGCGGGATGGACGATAGAGAACGCTCAGGCGCGCCGATTTCATCGACTGGGCGTGACCGGCCACAGCCCCTTCAGCGGGCCACATCTTCCCTCAGGCAAATTTCGTCTACGCATCAGGCCGGGGAACAGCGTGCAGCAGGAAGCGTCAGAACAGGCAAGGAAGGGCCAGGCAGGCAGCCTGCTCGAGCGCCTGCGCTTTGCCGGCCTCGACGAGAGAGCCTGCGCACTTCTGCGCGACCATCGCCAGGTGCTGTCACCGAGCATCGAGCTTGCGCTGCGTGATCTTTTCCAACGGCTGCAGGCCAATCCGGACGCCGTCCGTCATTTCGACAGCGACCGCCAGCTCGACCGGCTGCACGACCTCCAGTCGTCCCATTGGAATGTCCTGACCGACGCCCGTTTCGACGGGCTTTATGCCGAGCGCGTCAAGGTGCTCGCCGACACGGAAGCCCGCATGGGGCTCGACCCGCGCTGGCAACTCGCAAGCCATGCGGTCGTGCTGGAGCATCTCATTGTCGGCGCCATCGAGAATGCTTGGCCCAAATCCTTGCTTCCGTTCGGCAAGGCACGCAGGAGCGAGCTCTGCCGGCTGGTCGCCGCACTCGTCCGCGCCGCCTTCGTCGACGGCGAGATCGCGGTGTCGCTGCGCTTCAACGCGCTTCGCCAGCAGCACCAGCGCCACCTCTCCGACCAACGCAAGGGCGACGAGTCCGAAGTGGCGGCGCTCTTTTCCGATTTCCTGCAGGCTCTCGGCACCGGTGACCTTGGCGCTCGCCTCCCCACGGATGCGCCGGATGCGTATCGGCCGATCGCCGCAGGGCTGAATGCCGCTTTGGACCAGATCCAAAACGCGCTGCTGTCCGGCGACAAACGCGCCGCTGCCGCCGAAACCATTGTGGAAAGCCTGCGCGGCCGCACGAGCGAGTTTTCCGGCTCGGCCAGCGGCGAGGCGGAAGCGCTGACCGGCCAGGTCGCAGCACTCGGTGCGATGACCGAGCGAATGCGCTCGGGCTCGATCAGGATCAGCGAGACCGAGACCAGGGCGAGCGAGACGCGGCAGGCTGCCGAGCGCAGCGGCGAGATCGCCGGTCAGGCGATTTCCGCCATGGCGGATATCGAAGCTTCGGCCGAAAAGATCGGCCAGATCATCGGCGTGATCGACGAAATTGCCTTCCAGACCAATCTGCTCGCCCTCAATGCCGGCATCGAGGCGGCACGCGCCGGCGAGAGCGGCCGGGGCTTCGCGGTCGTGGCGCAGGAAGTCCGGGCGCTTGCGCAGCGTTCGGGCGAGGCGGCGCGCGAGATCAAGCAACTCGTCAACGGCACGAAGACGCAGGTCGAGGCCGGCGTCGAGATCGTCGGCCAGACCCAGAACGCGATCAGCAGCATCGTCGACCAGGTGATTTCCATCAACGCCGCGGTCTCCGGCATCGCGCGCGAGGCGGAGACGCAGGTGAACGATCTGGCCGCCGCGGCCTCCGAGATCGGCGGCATCTCGAAGGCGATGGCCCGAAGCGCGACGCTTGCCGGCGAGGCGGCGGCTTCGACCGAAGATCTCCACGGCACCATCCTGGAGTTGGGACAGACGATCCGCCGCTTCCGTTTCGAGCGCCAGGCAGGCTTGAGGGCTTCGACCATTGCCCCGCCGCCGGCGCTTCTGCCGCAAGTCGATGGGGACGAAGCTGCGATGCCGTTCAGCGATGATACCGCCCTCGGGCGGCACGTCGCCGGATGGCGGCGCTAGTTCAGGGAACAGGTCAGTCGAGGAACAGAATGGCCAGCAAGAACACCGCAAAGAAATCGCTGAAGCTCGCTCCGGTCCTGGACCTGAACGAGGCGACGGCGCTGCATGAAAGGCTGCTCTCGCTCAAAGGGTCGCCCGTCGCGATCGATGCGTCCGCCGTCGAGCGCATCGGAACGCTCTGCGCACAGGTGCTGATGGCCGGCGCAAGAAGTTGGGAAGAGGATCGGGTGTCCTTCACCTTTGCCAAGGTGTCGGACGCGTTCGTTAAAACGACACAGCTCATCGGCGTGGACATCGCGCCCCTGATGGCAAAGGAGATTTGAGAAATGAAGAAGAGAGTTCTGACTGTGGACGATTCCCGGACGATCCGGAACATGCTTCTTGTCACCCTCAACAATGCTGGCTTCGAAACGATCCAGGCGGAGGACGGCGTCGAAGGCCTCGAAGTGCTGGAGACCGCCAATCCCGACGTGATCGTTACCGACATCAACATGCCGCGCCTCGACGGCTTCGGCTTCATCGAAGGCGTCCGCAGGAACGACCGCTACCGCGCCGTCCCCATTCTGGTGCTCACCACCGAAAGCGACGCCGAGAAGAAGAACCGCGCACGGCAGGCGGGTGCTACCGGGTGGATCGTCAAGCCGTTCGACCCGACCAAGCTGATCGATGCCATCGAGCGCGTAACGGCCTGAAATCCGAGGGTGTCCTCCAATGGATATGAACGAAATCAAAGAGATTTTCTTCCAGGAATGCGAGGAGCAGCTCGCGGAACTGGAGTCGGGTCTCCTGAGGCTCAACGACGGCGACCGCGACCCCGAAACGGTCAATGCTGTCTTCCGTGCGGTCCACTCGATCAAGGGCGGCGCCGGTGCGTTCGGGCTGGATGACCTCGTCTCGTTCGCGCATGTGTTCGAGACGACGCTCGATTGCGTTCGATCCAACCGGCTTGAACCCAACCAGGATGTGTTGAAGGTCATGCTGAAATCGGCGGATGTGCTCGCCGATCTCACCAACGCCGCGCGCGACGGCGGCAGTGTCGACGAGGCGCGCAGCCGGCAGCTGATCAAGGAACTTGAGGCGCTCGCCAATGGTGAATTGCCGCAGGCAGCCGTTTCAGAACCGGCCGCAAAGCCGGCGCCGCCCGCCGCGCCGGTACCGGCACCCGCGCCCGCACCGGTCGTCAACGATGAAGGCTTCCAGCCCGTTGCCTTCTCCTTCGACGACTTCGAGGCGAGCGAGCCTCCGGCAATCGAGCCGTCCACCTTTGAGATCCTCTTCAGGCCGAAGTCCGAACTCTATGCCAAGGGCAACGACGCGACGCTGCTGCTGCGCGATCTCTCCCGCCTCGGCGAGATGAGCATTCACTGCGACATGGACGAACTGCCGGCGCTCGGCAGCATGAATCCGGAGGCCGCCTATTTCGCCTGGAAGATATCGCTGAAGACTGACAAGGGCGAAGAGGCGATCCGCTCCGTGTTCGAGTTCGCCGAATGGGATTGCGAGCTCGACGTGGCGCTGGCCGGCGGCAACGCCGGCGCCGGCGAGGAACTGCCGATGCAGCCCGTTCCGTTCGATCTGTCGCTGCTCGACGGCGACGTGTCCGCCTCGTCGGGGGCGGCTGAGGACGACGAGCAGGTTGTTGCCCAGCGCGAGGCCCGCGACGAGGCCGTCTCGGCTGCGGCGACCGCCAGCAATGTCCTGCAGATGGCCCAGACCGCACGCGCCTCCGCCGAGAGCGCCAAGAGTGCATCGCCTGCCTCGGCGGCACAGGCGGCTGCGCAGCAGGCCGCGTCGGCGGCCACTCCGACGATCCGCGTCGATCTCGACCGCGTCGACCGCCTGATCAACCTGGTCGGCGAGCTGGTGATCAACCAGGCGATGCTGTCGCAGAGCGTCATCGAGAACGACACGAACGGCACCTCGTCGATCAACATGGGCCTCGAGGAGCTGCAGCAGCTCACCCGTGAGATCCAGGACAGCGTCATGGCGATCCGCGCGCAGCCGGTGAAGCCGGTCTTCCAGCGCATGTCGCGTATCGTCCGTGAAATCGCCGACATGACCGGAAAGTCGGTGCGCCTCGTCACCGAGGGTGAGAACACGGAAGTCGACAAGACGGTCATCGACAAGCTCGCCGAGCCGC
This DNA window, taken from Sinorhizobium fredii NGR234, encodes the following:
- a CDS encoding FGGY-family carbohydrate kinase, whose product is MKTVAVIDIGKTNAKIALVDLEQFEEIAVRKTPNVVVKDGLYPHFDVEYLWRFILDSLAALHRERPVDAISVTTHGATAVLLNDAGELAMPVLDYEYAGPDALSEEYGQARPPFSETGSARLPMGLNVGAQLFWQQRMFPRDFAEVATILTYAQYWSYRLTGVATNELTSLGCHTDLWNPKTATFSTMVEARGWTPLFAPVRKADEVIGGLLPALAEATGLPDRLPVYCGIHDSNASLLPHLLTRSAPFSVVSTGTWVVMMSVGGEQVELDERRDTLINVNALGDPVPSARFMGGRAFSLLIGDDPPPPSAEAERRVLAEGRMLLPSVPGGSGPFPSAEPRWTVNEDNLTPAERLAAVSFHLSLMTATCLDLIGARGEIVVEGPFAANSAYLRMLAAATGRLVLANRLSSTGTSLGAACLVAGATIRTGAEAFSEAVPRSYVDYAHKWQRLTAEHV
- a CDS encoding globin-coupled sensor protein — its product is MQQEASEQARKGQAGSLLERLRFAGLDERACALLRDHRQVLSPSIELALRDLFQRLQANPDAVRHFDSDRQLDRLHDLQSSHWNVLTDARFDGLYAERVKVLADTEARMGLDPRWQLASHAVVLEHLIVGAIENAWPKSLLPFGKARRSELCRLVAALVRAAFVDGEIAVSLRFNALRQQHQRHLSDQRKGDESEVAALFSDFLQALGTGDLGARLPTDAPDAYRPIAAGLNAALDQIQNALLSGDKRAAAAETIVESLRGRTSEFSGSASGEAEALTGQVAALGAMTERMRSGSIRISETETRASETRQAAERSGEIAGQAISAMADIEASAEKIGQIIGVIDEIAFQTNLLALNAGIEAARAGESGRGFAVVAQEVRALAQRSGEAAREIKQLVNGTKTQVEAGVEIVGQTQNAISSIVDQVISINAAVSGIAREAETQVNDLAAAASEIGGISKAMARSATLAGEAAASTEDLHGTILELGQTIRRFRFERQAGLRASTIAPPPALLPQVDGDEAAMPFSDDTALGRHVAGWRR
- a CDS encoding STAS domain-containing protein; amino-acid sequence: MASKNTAKKSLKLAPVLDLNEATALHERLLSLKGSPVAIDASAVERIGTLCAQVLMAGARSWEEDRVSFTFAKVSDAFVKTTQLIGVDIAPLMAKEI
- a CDS encoding response regulator; translated protein: MKKRVLTVDDSRTIRNMLLVTLNNAGFETIQAEDGVEGLEVLETANPDVIVTDINMPRLDGFGFIEGVRRNDRYRAVPILVLTTESDAEKKNRARQAGATGWIVKPFDPTKLIDAIERVTA
- a CDS encoding chemotaxis protein CheA encodes the protein MDMNEIKEIFFQECEEQLAELESGLLRLNDGDRDPETVNAVFRAVHSIKGGAGAFGLDDLVSFAHVFETTLDCVRSNRLEPNQDVLKVMLKSADVLADLTNAARDGGSVDEARSRQLIKELEALANGELPQAAVSEPAAKPAPPAAPVPAPAPAPVVNDEGFQPVAFSFDDFEASEPPAIEPSTFEILFRPKSELYAKGNDATLLLRDLSRLGEMSIHCDMDELPALGSMNPEAAYFAWKISLKTDKGEEAIRSVFEFAEWDCELDVALAGGNAGAGEELPMQPVPFDLSLLDGDVSASSGAAEDDEQVVAQREARDEAVSAAATASNVLQMAQTARASAESAKSASPASAAQAAAQQAASAATPTIRVDLDRVDRLINLVGELVINQAMLSQSVIENDTNGTSSINMGLEELQQLTREIQDSVMAIRAQPVKPVFQRMSRIVREIADMTGKSVRLVTEGENTEVDKTVIDKLAEPLTHMIRNAVDHGLETPEKRVAAGKNPEGTVRLTAKHRSGRIVIELADDGAGINREKVRQKAIDNDLIAADANLSDEEIDNLIFHAGFSTADKISDISGRGVGMDVVKRSIQALGGRINISSKPGQGSVFTMSLPLTLAVLDGMVVTVANQTLVVPLTAIVETLQPEASAIHSFGASQRLISIRNSFCPLVDVGRILNFRAIQANPVDGVALLVESEGGGQRALMVDAIQGQRQVVIKSLEANYTHVPGIAAATILGDGRVALILDVDAIVAASRGQTLKPEMSLAAAG